From a single Solenopsis invicta isolate M01_SB chromosome 4, UNIL_Sinv_3.0, whole genome shotgun sequence genomic region:
- the LOC105195559 gene encoding uncharacterized protein LOC105195559 isoform X1, with protein MSGGTTGGGGGGGGGGGGRGTGAECRKFAPNIFNKSKCSSCFKQKEEHSAEALECNRATRKISKCGYLFVAPGWDFSNPLNRTKRWQRRWFVLYDDGELTYSVDEHPETVPQARIDMTRVLEVAAAEDVTGHPYSLAVTSPEGVTFVKGTCREETRWWTDVLQVYSRNKGRHKRNATFPGGQTTILQVTPTIRSNTPNPPRPRFNSCRSEPRSSAWIPETGGGTSDLCSSVFSSTPSLVTTSVVTATSNSVLTNGNGTESVSEIRNSLSPLRALENGSTGNYLTTVTSTTSSSSLNGNVCSTIYSTSSTAISTATTTTASSIVSSLADKPPMIPNDGTRATSYRDQPASSASPPTRDKLRAEDKARRRMSQQGERTGGIIGDTASPASGEKLDDDACRRIFLEHEREREGKLRDIAASLTQPRVRRIKPRTSEPTRDVVDAVNAAHQDKLIRGDPDGCGLDISGIRYSPTSELRVDLPAEDLLNIKKGWLMKQGLNKEWNKHWFVLRGCGLMYYRDPCAEDKGIMDGVIDLNTVTAVTPLQVARNYGFQTVAWDDRGSTVLSAVTAGIRSSWMSAIRRAANLPDPDSNVDSLAVCPDTQQETNPQSPTTSITDRERDSVVPSTSITPRSVLFSSDEEYRTASEGGRRESGDWSEMPVSPPLVRNGDWPMTLKGSGWSDSANHEWSELPPSPPLTRTALSRVKARSRSSSRSRVYKRSRSSPPSSRRSTLDSVRSEDLMMACCELGEDEEQSNGHLQSNSCLSSTNDSPLIVELLENQVSLLRDQLDQNQSHPSALLVIVERQENEIESLKSQLNAARTDIASAEKELSRLRQQKAEASIREKQVEELLNTIQRTEQQRNKDLDDLEKMKKVYNREKEVLECKLLETEAILRETTERCEILTKELTSNHRTVEHLQTETAALSDRLSQGIEENERLYNRVRELEKGGLSASRERGRSFDSLSDLTNIELDLDLTTLDKERVMEEYDELRSRFEKAIMEIRAMRKELREAHATQDVLELEIFAHKQDAANVSETNQAQMQLMASRIQDLTNKLAASEKQIRTLKQKLTKAESRDKRRSLSLKGRESFQISQEVEDKLLDLENKICAIERGKSISAPVSAGSSSKESSPNPKKEKRRESKNLDRARLRRKSLDSATSSEPMKVLIRLSTLETKVASVAETMVSDAEKDSSECSEISGSSEISLEVLARLKKLERVISKSKRRLEKCLGSTQAEDKAEKCLREVNEILDSCLECKKNQASAQIIESVGVVVSRLETILKDKLSELTKRRQLLAQEGRLDEREKMRLVAERIAFESVILRQIKCALNRTTDRSAVLSELVETSQLVSSLKRKIHGTKPKTYQKTNYIQYLTKVLANKLVLIGHASVSTETPKEISAARSESLNFLLQKQREINEIMRKYKDAKLRQLAESLAAETLSLSEQEDFAGKQISGSNKKLLEDRRIREAWALAQETVSKELVQAEVSHVIMRYGQLYEQNVTSITDICLSFDNAENVKLESWVDAAQARLRQEMEVSIHELSEAYEDCLRTMKKNKLTTFDSKHESRQLLTDYADIIAHKALIDSRIALLQETTRQSSTPLSGETFVSSLIRNEEILSCLANDEGYDLQSNPILDAEYSYLYQRLTKECEDRISGRRESKEQLKNVSQSLFHLEENLAELSKCIKDKTGVKIDNMIWSKSTSSITDWSSVCEKCLHLREQIRKLSDYMNNMSCQTCNQLQETIQKITNEHNQELETLKRNQERDLMDVKGELDSQRQSLTTQYEHEAASLRERARKLEHRLNAMDSEHSAHVNELRAAYQRSISAELDTDAETRKRYKEEIKQLRALCEKGLLAMENSHRRIIAEMEEKHRQELENLRVEKEQALSEETQATLAALDAMRKAHEHEVQKEIAKFKQEFIKQMQAREDIGVLHKEHEEEMEEIKQEILSLSAKYSSKCVESAALEEKVGNLSKQLAQAQQHIMQLDARNKQLRAHLVLETNDSGINDTIQILRGRDNELAEPREEMHRLQQQFKHGDTLRESSGVPSKAALSLDYSPAYSPQRLRGSQGEQKLTSERSLKGASSLSSALQKQPLSADRPQSAFSYRLERVKSVSLPYSSSLARPASSTGVSGSHVDGKEPPASLGQKERNGNLGSSLWDSLRPRSGLPHQYQGGTTAEMRVGSGTGAQRWQETKQNEKHQLSQAYTLRANARHTSRLTPEPAALSVAELMRSPAVRWSSRSCRSLPPTPTPSYHHPLHPPLPAVGMVAERKKRFEL; from the exons GGTCGGCACAAGCGAAACGCAACCTTCCCCGGTGGACAGACGACGATCCTGCAAGTTACGCCGACGATTCGAA GTAACACGCCAAATCCACCGCGACCGCGCTTCAATAGCTGCCGATCGGAGCCGCGCAGCAGCGCATGGATTCCAGAGACCGGAGGTGGAACATCGGATCTGTGCTCTTCCGTTTTCTCGTCGACGCCGTCCTTGGTGACGACCAGTGTCGTCACCGCCACCAGCAACAGCGTGCTGACCAACGGCAACGGCACGGAGAGCGTCTCCGAAATCAGGAACAGCCTGTCGCCTCTGCGTGCTCTCGAGAACGGCTCCACGGGAAATTATCTGACCACAGTGACGTCAaccacgtcgtcgtcgtcgttgaacGGCAACGTCTGCAGCACAATCTACTCGACTTCCTCGACGGCCATCtcaacggcgacgacgacaacggcgagcAGCATTGTCTCGTCGTTGGCCGATAAGCCGCCGATGATCCCCAACGATGGCACGAGGGCGACAAGCTATCGAGATCAACCTGCTAGCAGCGCGTCACCGCCGACCCGGGACAAGCTACGGGCCGAGGACAAGGCCAGGCGCAGGATGAGTCAGCAGGGCGAGCGAACCGGCGGCATCATCGGCGACACAGCCAGCCCAGCCTCCGGCGAGAAACTAG aCGACGACGCGTGCCGGAGGATATTTTTGGAGCACGAacgggagagagagggaaagctACGAGACATAGCAGCTTCGTTAACGCAGCCACGAGTGAGGAGAATTAAGCCGAGAACCTCGGAGCCAACCAGGGACGTCGTGGATGCAGTCAATGCGGCTCATCAGGATAAACTT ATCAGAGGCGATCCGGACGGCTGCGGTCTAGATATTTCTGGCATCAGGTATTCGCCTACGTCTGAATTAAGAGTCGATCTGCCAGCGGAGGACTTGCTGAACATCAAGAAGGGCTGGCTGATGAAGCAAGGCTTAAATAAG gaATGGAATAAACACTGGTTTGTTCTGAGAGGCTGCGGCTTGATGTACTACAGGGATCCCTGTGCGGAGGACAAGGGCATCATGGACGGCGTTATAGACCTCAATACTGTCACCGCGGTCACGCCACTTCAGGTCGCACGAAATTACGGATTCCAGACTGTC GCTTGGGACGACAGAGGTAGCACGGTGCTGTCCGCAGTGACAGCCGGCATTAGGTCCAGTTGGATGTCGGCCATCAGAAGAGCGGCCAACCTACCTGATCCTGATAGTAATGTTGATTCTCTTGCTGTTTGCCCGGATACTCAGCAAGAGACGAATCCGCAATCTCCTACCAC ATCCATTACGGATCGTGAAAGAGATTCCGTCGTTCCATCAACATCTATCACACCCAGATCAGTGCTGTTCTCATCTGACGAAGAGTACAGGACTGCTTCTGAGGGTGGACGAAGAGAGTCTGGCGATTGGTCGGAGATGCCGGTGTCACCACCGCTGGTAAGGAATGGCGATTGGCCTATGACGCTGAAGGGTTCTGGCTGGTCAGATTCAGCGAACCACGAGTGGTCGGAACTGCCACCATCGCCACCGTTGACGAGAACTGCTTTATCAAGAGTGAAAGCTCGATCTAGATCGAGTTCCAGATCGAGAGTTTACAAAAGAAGTCGGAGCTCGCCACCGAGTTCGCGTAGGAGCACCCTGGATAGTGTAAGATCAGAGGATCTGATGATGGCTTGCTGCGAACTCGGTGAGGACGAGGAGCAAAGTAATGGTCACCTGCAGAGCAATAGCTGCCTCTCGAGCACCAATGACAGCCCTCTTATCGTCGAGCTTTTGGAAAATCAAGTGTCGCTGCTGCGCGATCAGCTGGATCAAAATCAGTCTCATCCGAGTGCGTTACTAGTCATTGTTGAGCGTCAGGAGAATGAAATCGAGAGCTTGAAGTCACAGCTGAATGCGGCGCGAACTGACATTGCGAGCGCGGAAAAGGAGCTGTCCAGACTCCGACAACAAAAAGCGGAGGCGTCTATCAGGGAGAAACAGGTGGAAGAATTATTGAATACGATTCAGAGGACGGAACAGCAGAGGAACAAGGATTTGGATGATTTGGAGAAGATGAAAAAAGTGTACAACAGGGAGAAGGAGGTCTTGGAATGTAAATTACTTGAAACAGAGGCTATTCTGCGAGAGACGACAGAGAGATGCGAAATACTTACGAAAGAACTGACATCAAATCATCGAACTGTTGAGCATTTACAGACAGAAACAGCAGCTCTCAGCGACAGATTGTCGCAAG GCATTGAAGAAAATGAACGACTTTATAACAGAGTAAGGGAATTGGAAAAGGGCGGACTCTCTGCTTCGAGGGAACGTGGGAGAAGTTTCGATTCGCTTAGCGATTTAACCAACATCGAATTGGATTTGGATTTGACAACCTTGGACAAGGAAAG AGTCATGGAGGAATATGACGAGTTACGAAGCCGTTTCGAGAAGGCTATCATGGAAATTCGAGCAATGAGGAAAGAATTACGAGAAGCTCACGCAACACAAGATGTTCTGGAATTAGAAATCTTTGCTCATAAGCAGGATGCAGCTAACGTCAGTGAGACAAATCAAGCACAGATGCAGTTAATGGCGTCGAGAATCCAAGATTTAACTAACAAGTTAGCTGCTAGCGAAAAGCAAATTAGAACGCTAAAGCAAAAGTTGACGAAAGCTGAGAGCAGAGATAAGAGAAGATCACTCTCTTTGAAAGGAAGAGAATCTTTCCAGATCTCTCAGGAAGTGGAGGACAAACTATTGGATCTAGAAAATAAGATCTGCGCTATAGAAAGGGGTAAGAGCATTAGCGCTCCTGTTTCGGCTGGTAGCAGCTCGAAGGAATCAAGTCCTAATccgaaaaaagagaaaagaagagaaagcaAGAATCTGGATAGAGCTAGACTGCGAAGAAAATCTTTAGACAGCGCAACAAGCTCTGAACCAATGAAAGTGTTGATTAGACTAAGCACTTTGGAAACGAAAGTGGCGAGCGTCGCTGAGACCATGGTCAGTGACGCTGAGAAGGATTCTAGCGAATGTAGCGAAATTAGCGGATCCTCTGAGATATCGTTGGAGGTCCTGGCAAGGTTGAAGAAATTGGAAAGAGTAATATCAAAGTCGAAACGACGATTGGAAAAATGTCTCGGCTCAACGCAAGCGGAGGACAAGGCCGAAAAATGTTTGCGCGAGGTGAATGAAATATTGGACTCGTGCTTAGAATGTAAGAAGAATCAGGCTAGCGCTCAAATCATCGAGTCAGTAGGAGTAGTGGTATCTAGGCTAGAAACTATACTTAAGGACAAACTGAGCGAACTCACGAAGAGACGGCAGTTGCTGGCGCAGGAAGGTCGGTTagacgagagagagaagatGAGACTCGTCGCTGAAAGAATAGCCTTCGAGTCCGTGATCCTGCGGCAGATAAAGTGTGCGCTGAATCGCACGACAGACAGAAGCGCCGTTCTGAGTGAATTGGTCGAAACTAGTCAGCTTGTCTCAAGCTTAAAACGTAAGATTCACGGAACGAAGCCCAAAACATAccaaaaaacaaattacattcAGTATCTTACTAAAGTGTTAGCGAATAAGTTAGTACTGATAGGACACGCCTCCGTATCGACGGAAACGCCGAAGGAGATTAGTGCCGCTCGCAGCGAAAGTCTAAACTTTCTGCTGCAGAAGCAGCGGGAGATCAACGAGATTATGCGGAAGTATAAGGATGCGAAGTTGCGACAGCTCGCGGAATCTCTAGCCGCCGAGACGTTGAGTCTGTCCGAGCAAGAAGACTTCGCGGGTAAGCAGATCAGCGGCTCGAACAAGAAGCTACTTGAGGATAGACGTATTCGTGAGGCATGGGCTTTGGCGCAAGAAACCGTGAGCAAGGAACTTGTGCAGGCTGAAGTATCTCACGTTATCATGCGTTATGGACAACTGTACGAGCAAAACGTTACTTCGATCACGGACATTTGCCTGAGTTTTGATAACGCGGAAAATGTTAAGCTAGAATCGTGGGTGGACGCGGCGCAGGCGCGATTGCGCCAAGAGATGGAGGTTTCCATACACGAGCTGTCAGAGGCTTACGAGGATTGTCTACGTACGATGAAGAAAAACAAGTTGACGACGTTTGACTCCAAGCACGAATCTCGTCAACTGCTCACAGACTACGCTGATATAATTGCGCACAAAGCTTTAATAGATTCCAGAATCGCCCTCCTTCAGGAAACCACTCGGCAATCATCTACACCGTTGTCTGGCGAGACTTTCGTATCTAGTCTTATTCGAAACGAAGAGATCCTTTCCTGTCTGGCAAACGACGAGGGATACGACCTTCAAAGCAATCCGATTCTCGACGCGGAGTATAGTTACCTTTATCAGCGATTGACTAAAGAATGCGAAGACAGGATATCCGGAAGGAGAGAGTCGAAAGAGCAGCTCAAGAACGTCAGTCAGTCATTGTTTCACTTGGAAGAGAATCTAGCTGAGCTCAGCAAATGTATAAAAGACAAAACAGGTGTGAAAATTGACAATATGATTTGGTCAAAATCGACGAGCAGCATCACGGATTGGTCTAGCGTGTGTGAGAAATGCTTGCATTTACGAGAACAGATAAGGAAGCTGAGCGATTACATGAACAACATGTCGTGTCAGACATGCAATCAATTGCAAGAAACTATTCAGAAGATAACTAACGAACACAATCAGGAATTGGAGACGCTCAAGCGCAATCAGGAGAGAGATCTAATGGATGTCAAGGGTGAATTGGACAGCCAACGGCAATCTCTGACGACACAATACGAGCATGAGGCGGCCAGCTTACGCGAGAGAGCCAGAAAACTAGAGCACCGTCTCAACGCAATGGATTCTGAGCATTCGGCTCACGTGAACGAGTTGAGAGCCGCTTATCAGAGATCGATAAGCGCCGAATTAGACACCGATGCCGAGACACGAAAGCGGTACAAGGAAGAGATCAAACAGCTACGTGCGTTATGCGAGAAGGGTTTGCTGGCGATGGAGAATTCGCATAGGCGCATCATTGCCGAGATGGAAGAGAAACATCGACAGGAATTAGAGAACCTCAGGGTGGAAAAGGAACAGGCGCTCTCCGAAGAGACGCAGGCGACTCTGGCAGCACTGGACGCCATGAGGAAAGCGCACGAACACGAAGTACAGAAGGAGATCGCTAAATTTAAACAGGAGTTTATCAAGCAGATGCAGGCGCGCGAGGATATCGGTGTGCTGCACAAAGAACACGA ggAGGAAATGGAGGAGATAAAGCAAGAGATTCTTTCTTTGTCCGCGAAATATTCGTCCAAGTGCGTAGAATCTGCCGCGTTAGAGGAGAAAGTGGGTAATCTATCTAAGCAACTCGCTCAAGCGCAACAGCACATCATGCAACTGGACGCGAGAAACAAGCAGCTGCGAGCGCATCTGGTGTTGGAGACGAATGACAGTGGTATCAACGATACTATTCAGATTCTGAGAGGTAGGGATAACGAGCTCGCCGAACCGAGGGAGGAGATGCATCGACTGCAACAACAATTCAAG CATGGGGACACCCTTCGTGAATCGTCTGGCGTGCCGTCAAAAGCCGCCCTGTCGCTAGACTACTCGCCCGCCTATTCGCCACAACGCCTCAGAGGTAGTCAGGGCGAGCAGAAATTAACGAGCGAACGGAGTCTGAAAGGAGCGAGCTCCTTATCCAGCGCGTTGCAAAAACAACCTCTGTCGGCGGATCGACCTCAGAGCGCGTTCTCGTACCGACTCGAGCGCGTAAAGTCCGTCTCGTTGCCGTACTCGAGTAGTCTGGCCAGGCCGGCGAGTAGTACCGGCGTTTCCGGCTCGCACGTTGACGGGAAAGAGCCGCCGGCGAGCTTAGGGCAAAAGGAGCGTAACGGCAACCTGGGCTCGTCATTATGGGACAGCTTGAGACCGAGGAGCGGCCTGCCTCATCAGTATCAAG GTGGCACAACAGCAGAGATGCGAGTCGGCAGCGGCACTGGCGCCCAGCGGTGGCAGGAGACCAAGCAGAATGAAAAGCACCAGCTCTCGCAGGCATACACCCTCCGTGCCAACGCTCGTCACACATCCCGCCTCACCCCGGAACCCGCAGCTCTCTCCGTTGCAG AGTTGATGAGGTCTCCAGCAGTGAGGTGGTCCAGCAGAAGTTGTCGCAGCCTACCTCCGACACCCACACCAAGTTACCATCATCCACTTCACCCTCCTCTGCCCGCCGTAGGCATGGTCGCCGAGAGGAAGAAACGTTTTGAActttga